In the genome of Candidatus Nitrosotalea sinensis, the window TACGAGGCTGGCATGGATATGAATTTGAGCAATGACCAGTATGAAAGTTATAGAATTTTCCAGGGCAGAATAATAGAACAATACGACTCACTTGCAGAAAGTGAGGGATTTACAATAATAGATGGAACTTTAAACATAGAGGAACAACAAAATATTGTACGAAAAAAAATTATGCCGCTTTTAGAGGGTCACCAACCTAGGAAGAGAATATAGAAATGTCAAGAGCAAAATACAAGGATCTTGGAAAAAGAACAGTAGAGTTCTACGGACATGGAATAAAAAATCTACAAGATATAGAGATAAAGGGAAGACTCATAGTAATTGAAGGACCAGACGCATCAGGTCGCAGTACTCAGATTCAAGAAATTACAACAAGACTTGAGGCAGACGGTCATGCAGTACTCAATACTGGTCTTAAGAGATCAGAATTAGTAGGAAGAGGTATTTTAGAGGCAAAAAGAGATTATAATTTAGGAAGAAAAACTCTTGCATTGTATTATGCTGCAGACTTTGCAGATCAATTTGAATACAAGATAATACCAGCTTTACAGGCAGGATACATAGTCCTTGCAGACAGATACATCTACACACTCATAGCAAGAAATGTTGTAAGAGGATTAGACAAAACATGGTGCCACAATCTGTATGGATTTGCCATAAAACCAGATATCGTATTTTATCTTGATGTAGAACCGTCTGTTTTAATCCACAGAGTATTTCAAAAAAATTCTACATTAGATCATTATGAATCAGGTGCAGATATGGGGTTATCAGAGGACATGTACGAATCATTTCTCATATATCAAAAAAAGATTTCACAAGAATTTCATATGATGCAGAAAAAATACGGTCTTATACCCATCAATGGAAATAGAACTGTACAAGAAATACACAATGACCTACAAAAAAGAATAGATAGTTTTCTTCACAGAGTGGGCCACCAATAAAAATAGATACAAAAACTCCAATGAGCATTATATACAAAAATATGTTTTATTTTACAGGCTCATGGGAAGCAGGAGTATGTGTTGCTTCAATATTTTCGTTGGACTTTATAGGTTTGAGTTCTACCATATTAGTATATTCGGCTTTTCCTTTTGAGATTGGAACTAGAATTTTTTTTAGTTTTTTCAGGTGTTCACTTTTTTCATGTGTTTTTTTGGCATCCTTGTCCATAAATGACATCATGTGAACAAACACGGTAGAATCATCTTCATATTGAAAGACCTTGTATTCTGCTGTTCTAGGTTCATGCTTTTTCACTGCATCAACATATTCAGATATAGCAGTCTTGGCTTTGTCAAGTTTTTTCTTTTTAATCTTGTATTTTACCAACACTACAACAGGCTCCAAATTATGCACCTGATGAAGGATATAATTTCATAAATAAAAACTTGATTGATGTGGCGTCTGTGTGATAGAACCAGAATATAATCATAGAACTATAGAGATATCATAAATAGCAACAGTCTATACGGTATATCTTTTTGATTCATCGTTGTGTTTTCTATTCATGTCCATGATATATGATAGCTATTTTGGATTTGATAATTTGTGTAATGAGATCATCAATATAGACAATAGTATAAACTTGGTCGCCGTTTTAAACAACAAGGGAAGAGTAATAGAAACAAAAGTTAGAGAGGCCATTGATACATACTACAATCCATTGAAAAAAGAGATGTTTTTCATGCAATGTGTTCTTCAGACGTCAATGAACAAAGATCATGATGATGAGCTTGGAAAAATTACAAGTTACATTCTTGAGAGAGAAAAATTTACAATGTTTTCCTTTGAATTTCTTAGCTATGTAATATTGGTGGTTTCAAGATCTAAAAATAATACAATTCAACTCAAAGAAGTTATCATTGAAAAGATAAACAAACATAAGAAAATAGAAATAGTATAAAAATTAAAATTTTCCATTTGTAATAAAAGCTATTCCTACTGCGTCAGAATATAACCAAATCTATTACCATATACCAAATCACAATACAAAAAAAGAAGAGAGAGGTTATTTTCTTAGACCTGTAATAGGATCTAAGAATAGTTTGTCCACGTCACCATGTTCAAAGTCAAACATATTGTCAAGAGAGCCTGACTTTTTGTCAAATGATTGCGGATCTGATAATTGGCCAAGATTCCAATTATCCTCAATGAATTTCAACACTGATGCCTGATTTGTGACTGTATGATCTACATAATTCTCCTTTGCATATGGAGAGATGACCAAGAGCGGTTGTCTTGGACCATATCCACATCTGTCCTTATAATCACCTGGCTTTGCAATTCCACAACTTACATCTTGTAAGGGATCGTTTGACTGGTTCAATATAGGAGGCATAACATGATCATACCATCCATCAGAGTCATCATACAAAATGATGACAGCAGTATCTTTCCACTCTTTCAATTTTTGGAGTTTGTTGAGAGTATCAACAACAAAATGTTGTTCATCCAGAGGATCAGAGTAACCAGCATGCCCATCTTGATACTTGGCAGCCTTTAGAAAACTCACTGCGGGCATATTGCCAGAGTTTACAGCGTTCTAAAAGTCAGACATATCATATTGATGGTTTGCCTGGTCTGTCTTTCCTATCATAGAAACAGATGTTGGTGGAAGATGGTGTCGGTTTGCTGTAGATACATAGTACTCAAATGGTTCATGATGAGCACTGTAATCAGTCACATTAGCACCACTCACATTTAGATGAGATGACTTGCATTTTGCCTTATGTGTTGAATTTCCATCCCAAAGTGTAGTTGGTTTGAAACCACCTTGGAACCATCCCCAAGTAACTCCTTTAGCATTTAGAAGATCGCCAATGTTTGTACCAGTCATGTTTATCGTGGTACCACTTGAGCAATCATCATACGCACCATCTAGGTCACCTATCACAGTTCCATTCACAACAGAATCAGAAATGTTTGTAGGATTTGCGCCATGTGTTTCTCCTGCTATTAGGTTCAACATTCCAGGAGTAGACGGACCAAATGTAGAGCTGTAAGAGTTATCACTCATTGCAAAATTTTGTGCATAATTCCATAGCGCAGTAACAGTGTTTCCATCATAATATCCCATTACAGTACTCCCGTCAGGATTGCAACCAGGACCAATATTTGACACAGTTTCTACAAACTTGTCAAGAAGTCCATTATCATATGCCTGTTGCTCGGGTTTATAGTCATGATTTTCGTCACAAGTTATTACTTGTGTCCTATCTAACCTGAAGGGTTTTTTTGAGTTAGGATTATTTGCAACTAACACCTGAGTCAGTCCATTTGTAGACGGAGTATTTTCAGATGCCTTGAATTGCGGTTCACCTGGTAGATTAGTTGCGTTTGGATATGTTGCAAAATAATGGTCATATGATACATTTTCTTGGAATATGACCACTAGATGTTTTATGGGCGTGCTGGTAGATGATGTAAGTGCAAGACTTGAGCTACTTAGCAAAAGTGATGCAATCATCAGTGCTGCGATTGTTGTCGTCAGAATTTTCGTCATTAAATGAGATTAATTTTTGTTCAATATTTCCATATCACAAATAGATTTAGTTGAAGTATTTACAAAACAATACTCAAATAAATTCAAATGTACTTTATTTGGTTTCATTGATCGCTTATCAAATCACATAGTGATCAAGCTCTACATGTAATGATCGAAGAAAATATA includes:
- the tmk gene encoding dTMP kinase yields the protein MSRAKYKDLGKRTVEFYGHGIKNLQDIEIKGRLIVIEGPDASGRSTQIQEITTRLEADGHAVLNTGLKRSELVGRGILEAKRDYNLGRKTLALYYAADFADQFEYKIIPALQAGYIVLADRYIYTLIARNVVRGLDKTWCHNLYGFAIKPDIVFYLDVEPSVLIHRVFQKNSTLDHYESGADMGLSEDMYESFLIYQKKISQEFHMMQKKYGLIPINGNRTVQEIHNDLQKRIDSFLHRVGHQ
- a CDS encoding antibiotic biosynthesis monooxygenase; this encodes MHNLEPVVVLVKYKIKKKKLDKAKTAISEYVDAVKKHEPRTAEYKVFQYEDDSTVFVHMMSFMDKDAKKTHEKSEHLKKLKKILVPISKGKAEYTNMVELKPIKSNENIEATHTPASHEPVK
- a CDS encoding DUF6659 family protein; amino-acid sequence: MIYDSYFGFDNLCNEIINIDNSINLVAVLNNKGRVIETKVREAIDTYYNPLKKEMFFMQCVLQTSMNKDHDDELGKITSYILEREKFTMFSFEFLSYVILVVSRSKNNTIQLKEVIIEKINKHKKIEIV